In a genomic window of Streptomyces pristinaespiralis:
- the mycP gene encoding type VII secretion-associated serine protease mycosin, protein MLYPLKRAAATTAAALLTALTAATPAAVAAEGTKGAALDGSGECTFPMKEQIAGTPWPLQRVLLDELWQDTKGKGVRVAVIDTGVDNDNVQLKPAVDASAGKDLLKPDKKNSDEKRGKTDGTVDLVGHGTKVAGIIAARPRKGTGFVGIAPESTIIPIRQNDENNSGNDRTMATAIDHAIAKGADVINISQDTVKPLGPDSALGKAVQRAITAGVVVVASAGNDGMDGKVKNTYPAAFPGVLAVASSDRNNERAVFSQAGEFVGVAAPGVDIVSTVPGNGQCIDNGTSFSAPYVAGVAALLKAKHPRWTPAEIIAEIEQTATRSINGHDNFVGWGVIDPVRALSGDDKPQAAPRPDPGPAKPPAPEPAHLAMTETVQERNERYATYALGISVVLVAVIAGTATVIRDTARKRSR, encoded by the coding sequence ATGCTGTATCCGCTCAAGCGGGCCGCGGCCACGACCGCCGCCGCGCTGCTCACAGCCCTGACGGCCGCGACCCCGGCCGCCGTGGCCGCCGAAGGGACGAAGGGCGCTGCCCTCGACGGCAGCGGCGAGTGCACCTTCCCCATGAAGGAGCAGATCGCCGGCACCCCTTGGCCCCTTCAGCGGGTCCTGCTCGACGAGTTGTGGCAGGACACCAAGGGCAAGGGCGTTCGTGTCGCGGTCATCGACACCGGGGTCGACAACGACAACGTGCAGCTGAAGCCGGCCGTCGACGCTTCCGCGGGCAAGGACCTCCTCAAGCCCGACAAGAAGAACAGCGACGAGAAGCGCGGCAAGACGGACGGCACGGTCGACCTGGTGGGGCACGGCACCAAGGTGGCGGGCATCATCGCCGCGCGCCCCCGCAAGGGAACCGGGTTCGTCGGCATCGCGCCCGAGTCGACCATCATCCCGATCCGCCAGAACGACGAGAACAACAGCGGCAACGACCGCACGATGGCCACGGCGATCGACCACGCCATCGCCAAGGGCGCCGACGTCATCAACATCTCCCAGGACACGGTCAAGCCGCTCGGACCCGACTCGGCGCTCGGCAAGGCGGTGCAGCGGGCGATCACCGCGGGCGTCGTGGTCGTCGCGTCGGCCGGCAACGACGGCATGGACGGCAAGGTCAAGAACACCTACCCCGCCGCGTTTCCGGGTGTGCTGGCCGTGGCCTCCTCCGACCGCAACAACGAGCGGGCGGTCTTCTCCCAGGCCGGCGAGTTCGTGGGCGTCGCCGCGCCCGGCGTGGACATCGTCTCCACCGTCCCGGGCAACGGCCAGTGCATCGACAACGGCACCAGCTTCTCGGCCCCGTACGTCGCCGGGGTGGCCGCCCTGCTGAAGGCGAAGCACCCCCGGTGGACGCCGGCCGAGATCATCGCCGAGATCGAGCAGACGGCGACCCGCAGCATCAACGGCCACGACAACTTCGTCGGTTGGGGAGTGATCGACCCCGTACGCGCCCTGAGCGGCGACGACAAGCCCCAGGCAGCCCCCCGCCCGGACCCCGGACCGGCCAAACCGCCCGCGCCGGAACCGGCCCATCTGGCCATGACGGAGACCGTCCAGGAACGCAACGAGCGCTATGCAACCTACGCGCTGGGAATCAGCGTCGTACTGGTGGCGGTGATCGCGGGGACCGCGACGGTCATCAGGGACACCGCGCGGAAACGGTCACGCTGA
- the eccB gene encoding type VII secretion protein EccB translates to MASRRDELNAYTFAKKRTVAAFLQPSPSGTEEGAPRPLRAIVPGMIVGVLILAGFGAFGMFKPKAPKDWAAPGTKVIVGKDSTTRYVVLETGKGKNKKVLLHPVLNLASARLLLTPDQFKVIQVADDILDSGKPARGPILGIPYAPDRLPGEKEAGQAKRWAVCEQPGAGQGASAQKATFIFADRDLKRTEGKNRLTGGQVLYVEGKSGRYLVDAAGTKYLVRGTENDADLLTRALVGDRTEPQPVTEDWLATLHEGSPIDFPVLQGQVGAAAGVGGGLTAEQDKVGMVLQAQTGAGPRHYVVLAGKVQPVSDFTAWLLINSPQTDGLDMGGRATVVDAASFTPESDVFGAQNRWPELRAEHVNSATGGRDTVCSVLRKVDDKGRTTLSTWAGSAYPAEITAGGTSTYVTPGSGLLYTQVQGNQTKPDGSLFLVTDTGLRYAVQANGDSDSDRSDIGAGGEGQQQDGRPEPSQAQIRLGYGKIVPSLVPISWSEFLSKGPRLDTNSARQPQGS, encoded by the coding sequence ATGGCATCACGGCGGGATGAGCTCAACGCATACACCTTTGCGAAGAAGCGCACGGTGGCGGCATTCCTCCAACCCTCCCCGTCGGGCACGGAGGAGGGGGCGCCGCGGCCGCTGCGCGCGATCGTCCCCGGCATGATCGTGGGAGTGCTGATCCTGGCCGGCTTCGGCGCCTTCGGCATGTTCAAGCCCAAGGCCCCCAAGGACTGGGCGGCGCCGGGCACCAAGGTGATCGTCGGCAAGGACTCCACCACCCGATATGTCGTCCTCGAGACCGGCAAGGGCAAGAACAAGAAGGTCCTGCTGCACCCGGTGCTGAACCTCGCGTCCGCCCGACTGCTGCTCACCCCGGACCAGTTCAAGGTCATCCAGGTCGCCGACGACATCCTGGACTCGGGCAAGCCGGCCCGCGGCCCGATCCTCGGCATCCCGTACGCCCCCGACCGCCTGCCCGGTGAGAAGGAGGCGGGCCAGGCCAAGCGCTGGGCGGTGTGCGAACAGCCGGGCGCGGGCCAGGGCGCCTCGGCGCAGAAGGCGACGTTCATCTTCGCCGACCGCGACCTCAAGAGGACCGAGGGCAAGAACCGGCTGACCGGCGGCCAGGTCCTGTACGTGGAGGGGAAGAGCGGGCGCTACCTGGTCGACGCGGCCGGCACCAAGTACCTGGTCCGCGGCACGGAGAACGACGCCGACCTCCTCACCCGCGCCCTGGTCGGTGACCGGACCGAGCCGCAGCCCGTCACGGAAGACTGGCTGGCGACGCTCCATGAAGGAAGCCCGATCGACTTCCCCGTGCTCCAGGGGCAGGTGGGGGCAGCGGCCGGCGTCGGTGGCGGACTGACCGCCGAACAGGACAAGGTGGGCATGGTCCTGCAGGCCCAGACGGGGGCCGGACCCCGGCACTACGTCGTCCTCGCCGGCAAGGTCCAGCCGGTGTCGGACTTCACCGCGTGGCTCCTGATCAACTCTCCACAGACGGACGGCCTCGACATGGGCGGACGGGCGACGGTCGTCGACGCGGCCTCCTTCACCCCGGAGTCCGACGTCTTCGGCGCGCAGAACCGCTGGCCCGAACTGCGGGCCGAGCACGTCAACTCCGCGACCGGCGGGCGTGACACGGTCTGCAGCGTGCTCCGGAAGGTCGACGACAAGGGCCGCACCACCCTGTCCACCTGGGCGGGCTCGGCGTACCCGGCGGAGATCACCGCCGGTGGCACCAGCACCTACGTCACCCCGGGCTCGGGACTCCTCTACACCCAGGTCCAGGGCAACCAGACCAAGCCCGACGGTTCGCTCTTCCTCGTGACCGACACCGGGCTGCGCTACGCGGTGCAGGCGAACGGCGACAGCGACTCGGACCGCTCCGACATCGGCGCCGGCGGCGAGGGGCAGCAGCAGGACGGCCGCCCGGAGCCCAGCCAGGCGCAGATCCGGCTCGGATACGGCAAGATCGTCCCGTCGCTGGTCCCGATCTCCTGGTCCGAGTTCCTGTCCAAGGGCCCGCGGCTGGACACCAACAGCGCACGCCAGCCGCAGGGTTCGTAA
- the eccE gene encoding type VII secretion protein EccE, which translates to MASATRARPAARRQSSARPPAHSSGPSTPRLRARPGHFGTFRLQQLVLVEIAAALLLVAWVADPLLLVPAGVLAAVLVLLAVVRRHRRSLPEWLSTVFALRARTRRAKSLTIEPGTEPGLAPVVECDPALRTYTYSDRDRRPVGMIGDGTFLTAVLQVEADATALRPERMARPLPMALIKDVMEVDGIRLESVQIVQHTQPAPAPHLPQQSVAARNYAPLQAQTGSPALRITWIALKLDPELCPEAVAARGGGIEGAQKCVVRTADQLASRLTGAGFRATVLTEQELTSAIATSSCASPMAIAQAGRAEVPARRTQETSRTWRVDDRRHTTYWVGRWPQLGGGGAQMPQLVALLTSIPALATTFSLTLGHGDRQGVTVTGHVRITGRSDEELVTARHELERAARGVKTGLVRLDREQLPGMLATLPLGGAR; encoded by the coding sequence ATGGCGTCCGCAACGCGCGCGCGGCCCGCGGCCCGCAGACAGTCCTCCGCACGACCGCCCGCCCATTCCTCCGGCCCGAGCACACCCCGCCTGCGGGCACGGCCCGGCCACTTCGGAACGTTCCGACTGCAACAACTCGTCCTGGTCGAGATCGCCGCCGCCCTGCTGCTGGTCGCCTGGGTCGCCGACCCGCTGCTCCTCGTACCCGCCGGTGTCCTGGCGGCCGTTCTGGTGCTGCTGGCCGTGGTGCGCAGGCACCGGCGGTCGCTGCCCGAGTGGCTCTCCACCGTGTTCGCCCTGCGCGCGCGCACGCGGCGGGCGAAGTCGCTGACCATCGAGCCCGGGACCGAGCCGGGACTGGCACCCGTCGTCGAATGCGACCCGGCGCTACGGACCTACACCTACAGCGACCGGGACCGGCGGCCGGTGGGGATGATCGGCGACGGCACGTTCCTGACCGCCGTCCTCCAGGTCGAGGCGGACGCGACGGCGCTGCGGCCGGAGCGCATGGCACGCCCGCTCCCCATGGCCCTGATCAAGGACGTCATGGAGGTGGACGGGATCCGGCTCGAGTCGGTCCAGATCGTCCAGCACACCCAGCCCGCCCCGGCCCCGCACCTGCCTCAGCAGTCCGTCGCGGCACGCAACTACGCGCCGCTGCAGGCCCAGACCGGCTCGCCCGCCCTGCGCATCACCTGGATCGCGCTGAAGCTCGACCCGGAGCTGTGCCCGGAAGCCGTGGCGGCCCGCGGCGGCGGCATCGAAGGCGCGCAGAAGTGCGTGGTGCGGACGGCGGACCAGCTGGCCAGCCGACTGACCGGTGCCGGCTTCCGGGCGACCGTGCTCACGGAGCAGGAACTGACCTCCGCCATCGCCACTTCGTCCTGCGCCAGCCCCATGGCCATCGCCCAGGCGGGCAGGGCAGAAGTGCCCGCGCGGCGCACTCAGGAGACCTCACGCACCTGGCGCGTCGACGACCGCAGGCACACGACGTACTGGGTGGGCCGCTGGCCCCAACTCGGCGGCGGCGGGGCCCAGATGCCCCAGCTGGTCGCCCTCCTCACGTCGATCCCCGCGCTGGCGACGACCTTCAGCCTGACCCTCGGTCACGGCGACCGGCAGGGTGTGACGGTCACCGGACACGTCCGGATCACGGGACGCAGTGACGAGGAACTGGTCACCGCACGCCATGAACTGGAACGGGCGGCCCGTGGGGTCAAGACCGGCCTGGTGAGACTCGACCGTGAGCAACTGCCCGGAATGCTCGCCACGTTGCCGCTCGGGGGAGCCCGCTGA
- a CDS encoding ABC transporter substrate-binding protein, with translation MVTTASSKRTRQRPRFRLVLATGAATTALVTAGAVAPQAQAQPQDRALAQSQAQSQARAAAADDGKQVLTVAVSQSIDSLSPFLAQRLVSTSIHRLTYDYLTNYDVKDGHTVPGLATSWKPSPDKLTWTYTIRDDSKWSDGKQATAEDAAWTFNKMMTDENAATANGSFTANFKKVTAPDPKTLVIELKKPQATMTALDVPIVPKHVWEKVGDFSKFNNDKQFPIVGNGPFIITDFKVDQYLKLKPNKDFWRGAPKFDELVFKYYKDGDAAVAALQKGEVSFVQGLTPAQAEALKSAENIKVNDAPGRRFFALATNPGARSKDGKKFGNGHKALLDPAVRKALFHATDRATIVDKVYQGHAVEGEGYIPPRFESYFWKPEASQKIAYDPAKAAELLDGAGYKKNAAGKRLDKDGKPLEFRILCHATDPNDKAIGKYLQEWWGELGIGLKVECLDNVSDPWLAGDYDLAFDGWSVNPDPDFVLSIHTCAALPATPKDTGATDNFICDKQFDDLYAEQAVEYDPAKRADLVKRMQSRLYDTGYMNILAYPNAVEAYRTDHIKSITTMPEAAGNIYGQDGYWSWWSAEPAAAGSGSDSGSSAGVVIGIGAVVVLAAALGLFVAMRRRSTAEDRE, from the coding sequence ATGGTCACAACGGCTTCATCCAAGAGAACCCGGCAACGCCCCCGCTTCCGATTGGTCCTGGCCACTGGCGCCGCGACCACGGCACTGGTGACGGCGGGGGCAGTGGCCCCCCAGGCCCAGGCCCAGCCGCAGGACCGTGCGCTCGCACAGTCGCAGGCACAGTCACAGGCGCGGGCGGCGGCCGCCGACGACGGCAAGCAGGTCCTCACCGTCGCGGTGTCGCAGAGCATCGACTCGCTGAGCCCGTTCCTGGCGCAGCGCCTCGTGAGCACCAGCATCCACCGGCTGACCTACGACTATCTGACGAACTACGACGTCAAGGACGGCCACACCGTCCCGGGACTCGCCACCTCGTGGAAGCCGTCCCCCGACAAGCTGACGTGGACGTACACCATCCGCGACGACTCCAAGTGGTCGGACGGCAAGCAGGCCACCGCGGAGGACGCGGCCTGGACGTTCAACAAGATGATGACGGACGAGAACGCCGCCACCGCCAACGGCAGCTTCACGGCGAACTTCAAGAAGGTCACGGCTCCGGACCCGAAGACCCTGGTCATAGAGCTGAAGAAGCCTCAGGCGACGATGACCGCGCTCGATGTGCCGATCGTCCCGAAGCACGTGTGGGAGAAGGTCGGCGACTTCTCCAAGTTCAACAACGACAAGCAGTTCCCCATCGTCGGCAACGGCCCGTTCATCATCACGGACTTCAAGGTCGACCAGTATCTGAAGCTGAAGCCGAACAAGGACTTCTGGCGCGGCGCGCCCAAGTTCGACGAACTGGTGTTCAAGTACTACAAGGACGGTGACGCGGCGGTCGCGGCCCTGCAGAAGGGCGAGGTGTCGTTCGTCCAGGGCCTGACCCCGGCGCAGGCCGAGGCACTGAAGAGCGCCGAGAACATCAAGGTCAACGACGCTCCCGGCCGCCGCTTCTTCGCCCTCGCCACCAACCCGGGCGCCCGGTCCAAGGACGGCAAGAAGTTCGGCAACGGCCACAAGGCGCTGCTCGACCCGGCGGTGCGCAAGGCGCTGTTCCACGCCACCGACCGCGCCACGATCGTCGACAAGGTCTACCAGGGCCACGCCGTCGAGGGAGAGGGCTACATCCCGCCCCGCTTCGAGTCGTACTTCTGGAAGCCGGAGGCGAGCCAGAAGATCGCGTACGACCCCGCCAAGGCGGCCGAGCTCCTCGACGGGGCCGGATACAAGAAGAACGCCGCCGGCAAGCGCCTGGACAAGGACGGCAAGCCGCTCGAGTTCCGGATCCTCTGCCACGCCACGGACCCGAACGACAAGGCCATCGGCAAGTACCTCCAGGAGTGGTGGGGCGAGCTCGGCATCGGGCTGAAGGTCGAGTGCCTCGACAACGTCTCCGACCCGTGGCTCGCGGGCGACTACGACCTGGCCTTCGACGGCTGGTCCGTCAACCCCGACCCGGACTTCGTCCTGTCGATCCACACCTGCGCGGCGCTGCCCGCCACGCCCAAGGACACCGGCGCGACGGACAACTTCATCTGCGACAAGCAGTTCGACGACCTCTACGCCGAGCAGGCCGTCGAGTACGACCCGGCCAAGCGCGCCGACCTGGTCAAGCGGATGCAGTCGCGGCTGTACGACACGGGCTACATGAACATCCTCGCGTATCCGAACGCCGTCGAGGCGTACCGTACGGACCACATCAAGTCCATCACGACGATGCCGGAAGCGGCCGGCAACATCTACGGCCAGGACGGCTACTGGAGCTGGTGGTCGGCGGAGCCGGCCGCGGCCGGCAGTGGTTCGGACAGCGGTTCCTCCGCGGGTGTGGTGATCGGCATCGGCGCGGTCGTCGTCCTCGCCGCCGCTCTCGGGCTGTTCGTCGCGATGCGTCGCCGTTCCACCGCGGAAGACCGTGAATAG
- a CDS encoding WXG100 family type VII secretion target, which produces MSDKNLDVTTGDITELSGKIQNFSTELSSRITSLNGVVDRIQAGWQGAASQQYDQVQTQVNRRLANLQQSLENLQNMVKMSADGFDEEERKRMSTFAGMENAKGNTSAILEV; this is translated from the coding sequence ATGTCGGACAAGAACCTCGACGTAACCACCGGTGATATCACCGAACTCAGCGGCAAGATCCAGAATTTCTCGACCGAGCTGAGCAGCCGGATCACCTCTCTGAACGGCGTGGTCGACCGCATCCAGGCGGGGTGGCAGGGTGCGGCGAGCCAGCAGTACGACCAGGTGCAGACGCAGGTGAACCGCCGTCTGGCCAACCTGCAGCAGAGCCTCGAGAATCTCCAGAACATGGTGAAGATGAGCGCCGACGGCTTCGACGAGGAAGAGCGCAAGCGCATGTCGACCTTCGCGGGCATGGAGAACGCCAAGGGCAACACCAGCGCCATCCTCGAGGTCTGA
- a CDS encoding ABC transporter permease gives MSTTSTTGTTAVARASEARAARGNVRAYLLYVAGKIGGAAVSLFAVLVTSFFLFRIIPGDPVKAMTHGMPTSAEQMATLRRQFGLDKPMWQQFTDYCAGALSGDLGMSYQFRAPVGDLILQKVPATLLLTGVAVVIYSAIGLWLGTRSAWRHGSLGDKLNTGVALTLWSVPGFWLGLLLIITFSVGIGPVPGMFPTGGMESGNESGFAYVADVAHHMVLPVLTLVAVGYAQTLLVMRSSLLDEMGSDYLTTARAKGLRDDVVRRRHAVPNALLPTVTMVFINLGHVAAGSILVETVFSWPGLGGLFYQALSVPDLPLVQGLFVVFAGAMIVMNLLADLLYPLLDPRVGR, from the coding sequence ATGAGCACCACAAGCACCACCGGCACGACCGCTGTGGCGCGGGCCTCCGAGGCCCGCGCCGCGCGCGGCAACGTACGCGCCTATCTGCTCTACGTGGCGGGCAAGATCGGCGGAGCGGCGGTCTCGCTGTTCGCCGTGCTCGTCACCAGCTTCTTCCTGTTCCGGATCATTCCCGGCGACCCGGTGAAGGCCATGACACATGGCATGCCGACGTCGGCCGAGCAGATGGCCACACTGAGACGGCAGTTCGGTCTCGACAAGCCGATGTGGCAGCAGTTCACGGACTACTGCGCCGGCGCGCTGAGCGGCGATCTGGGGATGTCGTACCAGTTCCGTGCGCCCGTCGGCGATCTGATCCTGCAGAAGGTGCCGGCGACCCTGCTGCTCACAGGTGTGGCCGTCGTCATCTACTCGGCGATCGGGCTCTGGCTCGGCACCCGCTCCGCCTGGCGGCACGGCAGCCTCGGGGACAAGCTCAACACGGGAGTGGCGCTCACCCTGTGGTCGGTGCCCGGATTCTGGCTCGGGCTGCTGCTGATCATCACCTTCTCGGTGGGGATCGGTCCCGTCCCCGGGATGTTCCCGACCGGAGGCATGGAGTCGGGCAACGAGAGCGGTTTCGCCTACGTGGCCGACGTGGCCCATCACATGGTGCTGCCGGTCCTCACCCTGGTCGCCGTCGGATACGCGCAGACACTTCTGGTGATGCGGTCCTCGCTGCTCGACGAGATGGGCAGCGACTACCTGACGACGGCACGGGCCAAGGGCCTGCGTGACGACGTCGTACGGCGCCGGCACGCCGTGCCGAACGCGCTCCTGCCGACCGTCACCATGGTGTTCATCAACCTGGGCCATGTGGCCGCCGGTTCGATCCTCGTCGAGACGGTGTTCTCCTGGCCCGGGCTCGGCGGGCTGTTCTACCAGGCGCTCAGCGTGCCCGACCTGCCGCTCGTCCAGGGGCTGTTCGTCGTCTTCGCCGGCGCGATGATCGTGATGAACCTCCTCGCCGACCTTCTGTATCCGCTGCTCGATCCCCGGGTGGGCCGATGA
- a CDS encoding SCO5717 family growth-regulating ATPase, whose translation MNGDRDDIHGGWNIPVDESDAEPAELTGEFTIDYTPPAWYTQNASGDTSGGGAGAQASPPPPPQGAPVAVPGLPAGSGYEPNWSQTPPAPAPAQQESAPQEPAPVAPPAVPAPAPVPVPPAVPAPAPAPDAEQAPARADEPAQGSATPQAPELSWQSFGDGDVESGATMRFSPAALRREMAERAAAEAGGTDAGATDGPQPQAETEPAAEPGATAETEAEPAAEGAVPAPVVAEGAVPPPVVTDTAVAEAGNDSRTADGPDSDADGEPVADDASPADAPAADQDAPAAGLGGHEDSADDEGDDTEGDDAAAVADSAPPADDEPSDATPAPAVPQNAAPAPAEPQVAPSGAAPWAPGSAPAPQGGGLPPLPPEFQPAAPPAAPQWTAPAPGADPAAQVPAQAPGYGFPQPAQQHAQQPPQGQPGGPVAPAPQGGYGFPQQAGPGHPGAPQGGYGFPQPGQPAQQQPVHPGRPQPGQQPGAPVPQQNPGQPPHAQPPQGQPPHAQPPQAQPPHAQPPQGQPPQAAPQPGGPYGYPQPPGQPVDPRTGGAWPTPVTHDQRERSVPGAPLGYTAAVELSSDRLLRNNKQKPKSSRNPSSATRFKLGGKKEEAERQRKLELIRTPVLSCYRIAVISLKGGVGKTTTTTALGSTLATERQDKILAIDANPDAGTLGRRVRRETGATIRDLVQAIPYLNSYMDIRRFTSQAPSGLEIIANDVDPAVSTTFNDEDYRRAIDVLGKQYPIILTDSGTGLLYSAMRGVLDLADQLIIISTPSVDGASSASTTLDWLSAHGYAELVQRSITVISGVRETGKMIKVDDIVQHFQTRCRGVVVVPFDEHLAAGAEVDLDMMRPKTREAYFNLSALIAEDFVRAQQQQGLWTADGNPPPQAAPPMPGHGQGQWQGHPQGQPPQPHPQGGQPAPGGPAPGRPYPPQQPQHPQQQPQQPGQGQPQPPYGVPQQGHPPQGWQQPHPAQPQPPHQQAPHQQQPHPQQVPAPANPAGPTPPAAGGADPQGHVPPDRFPPAGWPQQQPPQAPPAPQQ comes from the coding sequence GTGAACGGCGATCGGGACGACATCCACGGGGGCTGGAACATTCCCGTCGACGAGTCCGACGCGGAGCCCGCCGAGCTGACGGGTGAGTTCACCATCGACTACACCCCGCCTGCCTGGTACACACAGAACGCGTCGGGTGACACTTCGGGCGGGGGCGCCGGGGCACAGGCTTCTCCGCCGCCCCCTCCGCAGGGGGCGCCCGTGGCCGTGCCGGGACTGCCCGCGGGCAGCGGGTACGAGCCGAACTGGTCGCAGACGCCGCCCGCGCCCGCGCCCGCGCAGCAGGAATCCGCGCCGCAGGAACCGGCGCCCGTCGCCCCTCCGGCTGTTCCGGCGCCTGCACCCGTACCCGTGCCTCCGGCGGTCCCCGCGCCCGCACCCGCGCCCGATGCCGAGCAGGCGCCGGCCCGGGCCGACGAGCCCGCGCAGGGCTCCGCGACACCGCAGGCACCGGAGTTGTCGTGGCAGTCCTTCGGCGACGGGGACGTGGAGAGCGGCGCCACCATGCGCTTCTCCCCCGCCGCCCTGCGGCGTGAGATGGCCGAGCGGGCCGCCGCCGAGGCGGGCGGGACGGACGCCGGGGCCACCGACGGACCGCAGCCGCAGGCAGAGACGGAACCGGCCGCGGAGCCCGGGGCCACGGCGGAGACGGAGGCCGAGCCGGCAGCCGAGGGCGCCGTGCCCGCGCCGGTGGTCGCCGAGGGCGCCGTGCCCCCGCCGGTGGTCACCGACACCGCCGTCGCGGAAGCCGGGAACGACTCCCGCACTGCCGACGGCCCGGACAGCGACGCGGACGGAGAGCCCGTGGCCGACGACGCGTCGCCCGCCGACGCCCCGGCCGCGGACCAGGACGCCCCGGCCGCCGGCCTGGGCGGCCACGAGGACAGCGCGGACGACGAAGGCGACGACACGGAGGGCGACGACGCCGCTGCGGTCGCGGACTCCGCTCCGCCGGCCGACGACGAGCCGTCCGACGCCACGCCCGCGCCTGCCGTCCCCCAGAACGCCGCACCCGCCCCTGCCGAACCGCAGGTCGCTCCCTCGGGAGCCGCGCCCTGGGCACCCGGCTCCGCGCCGGCGCCGCAGGGTGGTGGACTGCCGCCCCTCCCGCCCGAGTTCCAGCCCGCCGCGCCGCCGGCCGCGCCGCAGTGGACCGCGCCCGCACCGGGGGCGGACCCGGCCGCCCAGGTGCCCGCCCAGGCCCCCGGCTACGGCTTCCCGCAGCCGGCACAGCAGCACGCGCAGCAGCCTCCTCAGGGGCAGCCCGGCGGCCCTGTGGCTCCCGCGCCGCAGGGCGGGTACGGCTTCCCGCAGCAGGCCGGGCCGGGACATCCCGGCGCGCCCCAGGGCGGGTACGGCTTCCCGCAGCCCGGTCAGCCGGCTCAGCAGCAGCCGGTCCACCCGGGCCGGCCGCAGCCCGGACAGCAGCCGGGCGCCCCCGTACCGCAGCAGAACCCGGGCCAGCCGCCCCACGCTCAACCGCCGCAGGGCCAGCCACCCCACGCTCAACCGCCCCAGGCCCAACCGCCCCACGCTCAGCCGCCGCAGGGCCAGCCGCCGCAGGCGGCGCCCCAGCCCGGCGGGCCCTACGGCTACCCGCAGCCGCCCGGTCAGCCCGTCGACCCTCGTACGGGTGGTGCCTGGCCCACGCCGGTCACGCACGACCAGCGTGAGCGTTCGGTGCCGGGCGCTCCGCTCGGTTACACGGCGGCCGTCGAGCTCTCCTCCGACCGGCTCCTGCGCAACAACAAGCAGAAGCCCAAGTCGAGCCGTAACCCCTCCAGTGCCACGCGCTTCAAGCTCGGCGGCAAGAAGGAGGAGGCCGAGCGGCAGCGCAAGCTCGAGCTGATCCGCACGCCGGTGCTGTCCTGCTACCGGATCGCGGTGATCTCGCTCAAGGGCGGCGTCGGCAAGACGACGACCACCACCGCGCTCGGCTCGACCCTCGCCACGGAGCGGCAGGACAAGATCCTCGCGATCGACGCCAACCCGGACGCCGGTACGCTCGGCCGCCGGGTGCGCCGGGAGACCGGCGCCACGATCCGGGACCTGGTCCAGGCGATCCCGTACCTCAACTCGTACATGGACATCCGCCGGTTCACCTCTCAGGCGCCCTCCGGTCTGGAGATCATCGCCAACGACGTGGACCCGGCCGTCTCGACGACGTTCAACGACGAGGACTACCGGCGCGCGATCGACGTGCTGGGCAAGCAGTACCCGATCATCCTCACCGACTCGGGCACCGGTCTGCTCTACAGCGCGATGCGCGGCGTGCTGGACCTGGCCGATCAGCTGATCATCATCTCGACGCCGTCCGTCGACGGTGCGAGCAGCGCGTCGACGACGCTCGACTGGCTGTCCGCCCACGGGTACGCCGAGTTGGTGCAGCGTTCCATCACGGTCATCTCCGGGGTCCGCGAGACCGGCAAGATGATCAAGGTGGACGACATCGTGCAGCACTTCCAGACCCGCTGCCGCGGCGTGGTCGTGGTGCCGTTCGACGAGCACCTCGCAGCGGGTGCCGAGGTCGACCTCGACATGATGCGGCCCAAGACCCGTGAGGCGTACTTCAACCTGTCCGCGCTGATCGCCGAGGACTTCGTGCGCGCCCAGCAGCAGCAGGGGCTCTGGACGGCGGACGGTAACCCGCCGCCCCAGGCCGCCCCGCCGATGCCGGGCCACGGTCAGGGACAGTGGCAGGGCCACCCCCAGGGCCAGCCCCCGCAGCCCCACCCACAGGGCGGGCAGCCCGCCCCCGGCGGTCCGGCACCGGGCCGGCCCTACCCGCCCCAGCAGCCGCAGCACCCGCAGCAGCAGCCCCAACAGCCCGGTCAGGGGCAGCCGCAGCCGCCGTACGGCGTGCCGCAGCAGGGGCATCCGCCGCAGGGCTGGCAGCAGCCGCATCCCGCCCAGCCCCAGCCGCCCCACCAGCAGGCGCCGCACCAGCAGCAACCGCATCCGCAGCAGGTCCCGGCGCCGGCGAACCCCGCCGGTCCGACGCCTCCCGCGGCCGGCGGAGCCGATCCGCAAGGACACGTTCCGCCCGACCGGTTCCCGCCCGCCGGATGGCCGCAGCAGCAGCCTCCGCAGGCACCGCCAGCCCCTCAGCAGTAA
- a CDS encoding WXG100 family type VII secretion target — MTTAVNYDTVTQAARDTVKTASDLADELRTLLGHVNRVAGAWQGEAKEAYVAIQRQLATDMDGMNQDLQTIARLLGDAVVGYQDTDKGNAARFRMMMG, encoded by the coding sequence ATGACCACTGCCGTCAATTACGACACAGTGACCCAGGCCGCGCGCGACACGGTGAAGACCGCCTCTGACCTGGCGGACGAACTCCGCACGCTGCTGGGCCACGTCAACCGCGTCGCCGGCGCCTGGCAGGGTGAGGCCAAGGAGGCCTACGTGGCCATCCAGCGGCAGCTCGCCACCGACATGGACGGCATGAACCAGGACCTGCAGACGATCGCCCGCCTGCTGGGCGACGCCGTCGTCGGTTACCAGGACACCGACAAGGGCAACGCCGCCCGGTTCCGCATGATGATGGGCTGA